The following coding sequences lie in one Carcharodon carcharias isolate sCarCar2 chromosome 5, sCarCar2.pri, whole genome shotgun sequence genomic window:
- the LOC121278067 gene encoding 40S ribosomal protein S29-like encodes MGRKSVVQLCNFLCLATIGHQQLYWSHPRKFSQVSRSCRVCANRHGLIRKYGLNICHQCFRQYAKYIGFVKLD; translated from the exons ATGGGCAGAAAATCAG TTGTGCAGCTGTGCAACTTTCTGTGTCTGGCCACCATTGGTCATCAGCAACTTTACTGGTCCCACCCCAGGAAATTCAGCCAGGTCTCCCGCTCATGCCGAGTCTGTGCGAACCGACACGGCTTGATCCGGAAATATGGCCTTAACATTTGCCACCAGTGCTTCAGGCAATACGCTAAATATATTGGCTTCGTCAAGCTGGACTAA